Part of the Lolium rigidum isolate FL_2022 chromosome 6, APGP_CSIRO_Lrig_0.1, whole genome shotgun sequence genome, atgctttcactcaatagcatcaataacaagtagaaatcaacaccgggagagtttcccctatcaaacaatcaagatccaacccgaattgttacatcggtgacgaggtgcagcggtggagatggcggtgatgatgatggagatgatgacgatggtgatggagatgatgtccagctcgatgacggtgacgatggcgtcgatttccccctccgggagggaatttccccggcggattcctgcccgccggagagctcttttctctctggtgttctccgccccgcagaggcggctgtggctcttcgcgattatcttctggggcttaggtttcgggacgaaggcgtacgcgaagaaaaggaggcgagagggggctgtgggccccctcctcacagggcggcgcggccaggccttgggccgcgccggcctatggggttggtccacctcgggtcccctcggctcccccttctggctcccttcgtcttctggaaaaataggatttttcatataatttccgtcaactgttgatcttccgaaatattgcattctgacggcgctttttccagcagaatcctgactccggtgcgcgattctccaataatcatgaaacatgcaaaatagatgaaataacataagtatcatctctaaatatgaaatatatcaatgaataacagtaaattatgatataaaatagtgatgcaaaatggacgtatcagaacCCTATTGACCTCTAAAAAACATTGATTTTCTCTATTCTAGAGTCTTATGTCACACTAATGCCTCTTTGTATTGTGTTCATTTTTGTTGAGCATGTGCCATGAAGAAGTAGCATATCACTTTACCACATTAGTAATATGTAACGCCTTTGATAGAAGATAAAGATTTACTTATTTTGCTCAAACAACATGTTTCAGCATTTCAATCTAATTTTTAGATATCATGGTACTTGTAAGTTGATACCGCCCCATCTATGAAGTAAAATTCCTGAAAAAATTCAACACATATTATTTGTTACCTATTGGTTCTGAGGCATGGCAGCTGCAAACTCTGCAGCTGAAACAATGAAAGTATGGTTGTTGGGTTAGAAAATTATTTGGTTTTTGATTGTGGCGATGCGACATTTGATTTAAGTCCAAGTATAGCACTTTTGTTTTTAACTGTTATCTCCATTGTATCACCAATAAAAGATGTATCAAGTATCTCATATGTGTGTTTTCCTTTTGCTATTACTACAGTTGTGAGAGTTAATCGGATCCATTTGCATTCTTTGTATATAAAATATCCTTCATGTGATCTGATATGTATGTGATCCATCATTTTGTATAGGGTTGTCAAAGATATTAAGAACTCATCCGTGTCAAGATCTTTGTTTCGGGGTTTGCCTCGTCAGGTTGAATCTGAAGGGGTAATTACTTACATACTAGGTACATTTCATCATGTGTTCTGTATTAAGTCTGCCTGGTTATTATGGTTTGCTTAACTTCCACATCAGCTTGGTTGACCTTACTGAGGATCCAGAGGAACCACCGCATCATCTAACACAACTTCAACGGATAAGATGTAGCTTTTATTATGAATCTGACTCGCATGGTGCTATGTAAAATGCTTGTAGGCGCAAACAGCCGTCACAGAAAGCCCAGGTAGATGGACAAATCAAGAAAAAACCTATACCAGAATTAGACATCAAAACTGGAAGGCTCTTAATCTTTTTATATGTTGACTTTGGATATTGTTTCATATTTCGACGAGTAGATACCAAATCAAATGTAGCATCTGCTTTGACTATAGCAAAAATAGCAAGCAGTGGATGATAAACATGTGTTGGTGATGTTGGGTAGAAAAAACTATTCCATTGTTGTATGTTTATGTTACCTTTAACTTAGTTCGTGGCTGATTCCTTCTCTTTCCACGATTCCTAGCTTTTGGTGTTATAACTTATAAGTTTCAAGTATCTGTTCTTTGTGTGTCTTTTGTGTACCCTGGACTTTGAATATCATTTATAGGCTATAAATATAAACTAAGTGTACATTGTGAAGATGCTATCGTGCACCTTATGTTGATGCTACTTCTGTTGTTGCTTCATGCTTGATGTAGATACTTTTATTTCGTCATGTTATTGGTATTGTAGTTAATTATGTGGTTGGCTCTAGCCTATCATGTCTTCACCAGGAAACTGACATTTGTAGACTTTTGGGTGAGTGGAATTATGCAGTAAACGGTAAACGTTTGTTTATGCTAGCTTGATGGGTGTATTGTTGTTACATTTTTTAAAAGAAAGTTCAAGTTGTATCTTTTGGTACATGGTTAGAAGATGATGTCATTCTAGACTGGAGTCAAGTAGCTGAAACATGGATCTTCTTCACATAATATACCAGTGTCACCTTATAGCATACATTGACCTTCTTGAAAATTTTAGTACCAATGATGTTTGCACATTGCTATATTCGTCGGTAAACAATGCTTAAGATGGGTTGCATTGTGACCGAAAGTTACTTTTGTTATTCTTACCTTACTGATTTGGGTTTCTAAATCCTACAAACTTAATCCCATTTACCTGCGGATTGGTtcgaatttcacgggatcgtgcgccaaggcgcacatctaaatctagtcatCATAATATTCAGCACCGAACCTAATACAGTAATACCCACACCCTCTCCCCACCCTAACAACCATGTCTCCAGGTTTTCTATGTTTGGAATATTACTTTAAAGTAGAAGAAGATCACTAGTATTCCTCATTCTCTAATTATTTAGACATAATTTACCTCCTTCTTAATCCTATTTGGATTTATGTCGTGCCAATCCAATATAAGCCCctattttatttaatttttctatctaATTTGTTTTCTTACCATTGTATTTGCTTGGTGgttttagaaagaaaaaaaatagcacTTCATATTTATATTGCCAAAGTATCATTTCCAAGAAAATACACATTGTATTTACGATAGAACACTCATTTGTTTAATAGTCAGCAAAATGTTCCCCCTTCTCATAACTTTGAATAATCAAAACCTAATCTGTACTTTTTGCACGTGATAGGTCCCATCTGGACACCACTGATTTCAGTATCAGATGAGTAATAGAAGTAAATATACCAGTATGCGAAAGGCATATTCCAGAACTTTGTCATGACAACATAAGTGCACAGAATTTCTAACTCCCGACATACTTGCACCGATCATAAAATATTCATGGAGATAAGACTACAGATAGTTAGATAGTTATGGACCAGCATAGCAAAAGTGAACATCCTAAAAGCTTCAGGACACAACATGTCCAAACCGGCCAGCACAGAAACAAAAACAGAATGGGATGCTGATTTAACACGACGACGTCCTTAACTTTGCATCTGAGTGATCTGACAGCACACTTATCGGTACTCATAGCAACTAAACCCAACACTTAGCAAGATTCTGCAATATCGAGCTCCCAGGCTCCCCAAACAGAAATTGTATGCTTGACCTGATGTCATAAACTACTCACCATATATATACCAAAACAATACTGAAGCTATGCTCCCACGGCTGAGGTATAGACGTGCTATGGCCTAACCCTCGTTTTGAGCTCAGCAGTAATTGATGGGAATTTCAGAACTAACAATGCATAACCATCGGTGAACATGGCCTCCTTGAAATTTTCCTCCACCGCAAAGAAGTCAATGCACTTGTTCTTCAACTCTTGACAGTTTTGGGTTTCTGCGCAAGCTAAGATAGTTGCAACTGTATTTACCGACACTTTTTCCCATAGCTTCTGGGCACAAATAACTTTTAGTCGGTCAAGTGCATACCGATCAGCCGCAACGAGTAGATTGTGAAACATCTCAATGGAAGAGTCCCCGGGCTCGTCTTCTGCAGGCAAATCATCCGTGTATATGAACTGAAGCATAGCTTTGAATGTTGAAGGTGCGATGTCATGCAACTTGATGGATGACATTGTAGCCTCGGCTATGGGACCAAACAGCTCTGCTCTGAAGACCGGTGAGCGGGCAGCAAGCACAGCTCGGTGAGCAGGGAATTTCTCGTCGTGAACAATGAATGACACGTCTGTCCCTTCAGTTTGATCTAGCAGGCGGCCAAGATGGGTCCCGATGTCTGAAGGCGGGAGAGGGATAGCACTGTCATCCATGACCATGATAGTGCATGCCAATGTGACGTGTCCCTCTGTTAAGAAATTTTTCTCCACATCAGTAAGCTCCATGAACTCATCCCATCCCCATGAGTCGTCATCCTCACTGATTTCGAAGGTTTCGCATATCCATCGTATGTCAGATGTAGATGGTTTGCCATCCCTGCCCATCATGAAGACCTCGAACTTGGCCATGACGCTTCTGCATTTGCTGATGTGCACCAGGAAGATAGAAACATACTCGCCCTTGTCCGCTTCCCTGTCCCCACGCAGGAAGAATTCAATCCTCCAGAGGTGTCCCCCGGCCGAGATGACGTCGGAGAGTACAGCCTTGCCGATGGGAAGCTGCTTGATTTGCTCGTAGTTAATTCTGAACTGGACACAAGAGCCTACAGTGGTGGTCCGCGCATCCGGCTCTGCGAACTTAGCTCGCTTGCTCACTGGAAATTTTTAAAGAAAATGTAAGAACAAAATCAGCGCAAAGAAATTTGAGCTAAGCGAAAGAATCAATCCGGCGAATCGAACAATAGCACAAGAGGGCACTCACTGGCTTCAGCTGCCAGGGGTGGTGGTGGCGATTAGTGCTGAGGATCCGCCCGCAGCTCCTCCGACCTCACCGCACGCCGTATCGGAACCTCCGTCGTACGCCCTGCGTCCGCCTGAGCTGCCCTCGCGCTGCTCGTCGCCTGCAATCGTTGCCGCCGCCACTCGCAGGGAAACCCTTGAGCTCAGAACTGTTCTTTGCGGGCTTCCGCCACGGGTGGTGCTTGTATGGACTATGGGCCGCACATCGGAATACAGACCTACATCGACTGATCCTCCCGCTTCTTGGCCACATAGACACAGGTACTGTCCACTATCCCCTAAAAAAAGGTACTCTCCACTAAAAAAAGTTACtcacaagaaaaaaaaacaaggacaTCAAGAtagtttttaaaaaaattgactgGAAAAGTATTAAAAATACTTACTCCCTCAGTCAATAATTACACTGCATTCTGGGTTTGGCCAAAGTCAAATATTATAAAGTTTGACCAATCATTACAGATAAAAATGTCAAAATCTTTAACATTTATAATTACAATATATATAATACAAAAATATAATAATTCGAATAATATTTAATATGTACTCTAGACATTGATATTTTCTCTTATACGTTCAATCAAAGTTTAGAAAGTTTGACTTCGACTAAACCCAGAATTCAGGGTAATTCCGGACAGAAGAAGTAGAGTAGATAAAAAGTGTATGTATGCATACCATATTACCATGTAACTGTtaaggcaatatgcttgttgtattatcagggggccaaaggccacaatatatagtacatgtacaggtgcacatatgcagaaagcctcctaacatatggggaaactacaatagacagatatatacatctaacacccccactcaaactcatggtggatccacaacactgagtttggagagtaagaaatcatgctgcgctcgagtctgtgccttcgtaaagaaatccgccaactgcaaatctgaaggcacatagcgaaccatggccgcaaaacgctgataaatagagagcacctcactgcgagagtgcatgaaaaacacccaggtgtaccgtgaaaaatcatcaatgaataagatatagtatcgatggccccctttcgaagcgaagggagccggaccctaaacatctgaatgaactaaatcgaacggtcgccgaGAGACGGACACACTAATAGGATAGGGAAGCCGAatcgtttgcctaacctacagccACGACAGGTGTAGCGACCCATCTCCGGAGACGGACCCCGAagtccacgatgaaccaaagacgacaggcgagagtcacaaaggtgaccaagacgatgatgccactcgccgaaaagagccggtgacggaggcaacaaccggaggagatggAGTGGCgacggaaggaacacgaagccgatctaactcccaaagccccggagacttacggctacgagggccgGCTCCAACCGAGCTCGTGTGCGACGATctcgaaccgcacaagactcggcgtcaagaattatgcgacaaccagaatcggtgagtCGGCTAGCGAGAGAAAATGTTCATCTGAagacgaggaacatgagaaacatcggggacgagagaaagagggagtagaaagggtgcctctactagaaacgaggaatagaggtaccatcagccgtgacaacacggacgggagaaataagagaccgaagagcggacggaatagaagactcggaggtcatatgaaaggaagctccgaatccggataccacggggacgtacccgatcgtgtagaaagtggtggtcgcgcggtgccggaaGAGCCGATCCACGGAACCGGcgagcgccggcgaggaagagtccgtagtagcgagcggaccacgaagacccccgagaatgtcccgatcggagagtgcaactgcagaagatcctgaagagccagccttctgacgatcctggaactgctgacgtaaactgggatcccgcgtccagcaggtggaggaagtgtggccatccttgccacagtaggtgcaatgaggacgaggccacgaaagtcgatgtagagcggtagGCCGACATAGAGGAAGTCGGCGAAgcacgggcagagccgcgtgaagaggccgcaaaagtcgatgtagagcggcaggccgacatagacgaagtcggcgaagcgcgagcagagtcgcgtgaagaggccgcaaaagtcgatgtagagcggcgagccgacgtagacggagtcggtgaagcgcgggcagagccgcgtgaagaggccgcaaacggcggcgaagaatagctagcagtcatgcacggaggcagcggacaaataccaagtaccgaaggtgggcccaaagaaggggcgggatcagcggaagacatagcttttttttttttgctttttttttttgtagattgaAATCAAATCACAGCCACGCGCAAGGATATCGAACTAATCCAGACGCGGGCCGATCGGCAGGTGAGAACAACCAGGAGAGATCGATCTCTGGCCGATCGGTCGGGGATGGAGTGCAAAGCCACTGCGCTGCTGTGGAGATCGATCAGCAGCCACGGCCAGCACCTAGCGCAGCGCGGGACGAAGGGAGTCGGGCGGAGAAGAGCCGGCGCGGAGCGGGACGAAGGGCGTCGGGCGGAGAAGAACCAGCGCGGGGCGGAATCCGCGCGGAATCGGGAGCAGAGGGCCGGCGCCGCGAAATCGGGCAGGCCGTGAAGGACGGGCGGCACGGATTGGAGCTGGCCGTGCAGGGACGGGCGGCGCGATTGGAGCAGGCCGTGCAGATCGGAAGCAGAGCAGCCTGGGCGGAGGGCGTCGGGCGGAGGACGCAGGAAATCGAGCGAAGCAACTTGGCAGATCGAGGACGGGGAACGGACGGCCGACGGACGGAGTCGAACAAGCAAGGTCGGCGGGGAACTAGaggatgctctgataccatgttaaggcaatatgcttgttgtattacagtGCGCAAAGGCCAGCAATATGTAGTGCATACGCAGTGCGcatatatgcagaaagccccctaacatatggggaaactacaatagatagatatatacatctaacagtaaCCACTCACTAATTGTTCTTTCAAATTTTCCCTTGCTCGGCGCCAATATGTTCAACTGTGCATTGTGCAAAACATAGTTTTCTACCCAACCTAAAGATGCCAAAACCAAATACATGGGCCTCGATCTTTGATGCCAAAAAAAATACTCCTACTACACTTATGGGCATACCCAGTAAACCCTAGTAGGATTGTGTGAGCATCAAAGGTCAAGACGGACAAGGACATAAAACACCCACCTCTACACCTAGCCTCCCAGGCGACCTAGGTGCCCTATAACTTTTGGGCGACCTAATAAATATCATCTGTTGGAGATGCTTCTATTAACTTTTACGATGAACATCTACAAACAAAGCTGACCAGAACAGTAGCAAAATCCATTTCATCTTACAGTAGAAACTGTATAAACATCACTCGTGAACACAAATAATGCCGCCAGGCTAAAGATAAACACACAAATATAGGACATGGTACCTTTAGAACGCTGATTATTGATTATTACACATAAAACTCTACATGGTTTGGTGAGTTGCAGctaaaacacatgtgtgtattTTCGTCGAGAAGATCATGCATTGGTGGTCACTGGCTTGACAAATGTAAGAACAGGCAGCATTGTTCATGAGATAACCTCTGACGCTGCCTAAACGCACCCTGCAATTCAGAGATGCAAAAGACTGTACTATGATCATGCAAAAAAATGTGCCTCAAACAATATATACCTTGATGGTGTGGAGTGATCACCTCCTTCTGCCTTTGAGCGTGTAGAATGTCTCAGCATCAGGCTTCACCCTATATTTCTTTGCAGTTGTTTGTTTTTTTTAAATGGGAGCATTGCCCTGGCCTCTGCAGTTTGCATCGGAATGGTGCGTACAACCTTTTTATTTGCAATCTCTCAGAGAAAACCAGACTTAGATATATGTATAAACTCGTACTATTCTTACAACTTTTGAGCTATAGATGGTAGAAGAATTTGTCTATGGATATGTCTGGTTATAGTAGTTATTTTAAGGAAAATTTTCCATTAGCCTATCGAActacattacttaacttggttgtGAACTGTTAGACATGTATTTTATGTGGGAAACAATTCTTTCAATAGCCGATCAACTGTTTCTGAAGCAATCATATCAAAATGACACCTTCAAATGCATCGCAGAGTACACAACATGAGAAATTCGCTTGATTGCACAGCACATTCATGTTTCTTCGAAGTGAACACGTACGGGTCCAACGATTTCTCATTCTCAGAATCTTTTATCTTTCTTGAACAAAATGGTCGTGAAAATATTGAACCATTCCCAGGGAGTTCTCTATAGCGCTCAGACACAGGTCAATAAAGTAACTGTGATTCTTGGAGTTCAAGAAAAAAGATCATCATCACAACAATGTTCAGAACTCATCCTAGTATCCACCCCTTCATGTGAAACTCCCCCTCCCCCTGTCTCTACCCTCTGCAGTAACCTGCGGCTCTCCCCTGAGATCTGGCCCGATCCCGAGCCTCTCCGGCGGCgttgccggccggagatggcggaGGTGAGGTGCTGGAGTTAGTTCTCTAGGTTTAGGAGTAGTTTCCTGGCGTTTTTGCCGGTTAGGTTAGGAGTAGAAGCTCTGGTTCGGGGCCAGATCCAGAGCGGTCCGAGCTTTGGTGGCGTTCCTcttgctccggtggtcggagccaAGGAAGCTCCTCCTCGACCGATCTCAGCAATAAGGCCGGCGtcatctccttcgagcttcttggCGCCTCTTCATCagctcctggccggccttggtggtgaGGGGGAGCGATTGGAGTGGTTGGCAGGGGCTGATCTGGAGGTGACTGCGGCTGTTTGCCTCTCCGGTGCTCTGGCACGGCACCGGGTGGCCGTCGCTGGAGGCCTCCTTCCAGATCCGTGGTGGATCTGGATTTGGAGCTCTTTGGTGGCACAGCCCTTCGATAAGGTGCTTAGGAGTCATCAGTTTGAAGAAGAAGGTGGCCTCTCTGCTCCCTTGGCCGGCCATGATGGCGGGGGAGGGGCGTGGAGGTAAGCTGAGCTGTGGATTTCTGCCCTGACCGGCCGTGGTGGTGAGGGGGACGGAGTTGCAGATCAGTTCTTGATCTTTCTTCTTCCTGTTGATGATGTACTCATCGCTGCTGCTCCCTCTCTCGATTCCTCACATCCCATGGTGGTGGCGTGAGCTTCGGATTGGTGTGCTGCCGGTGATGGTTTCTCTGTGGAGCTCATCTCCGACGTCTCTAAGGCGGCTTCCGTCTTCACGTCGGACTCAACGGCAGTAGGGCTGCCGCTCCGTTGCTGCTTGCTCTGGTTGTCGGTGTTCCCCTCGGCTTCGTCTCCA contains:
- the LOC124664063 gene encoding BTB/POZ and MATH domain-containing protein 2-like, coding for MQLSKRAKFAEPDARTTTVGSCVQFRINYEQIKQLPIGKAVLSDVISAGGHLWRIEFFLRGDREADKGEYVSIFLVHISKCRSVMAKFEVFMMGRDGKPSTSDIRWICETFEISEDDDSWGWDEFMELTDVEKNFLTEGHVTLACTIMVMDDSAIPLPPSDIGTHLGRLLDQTEGTDVSFIVHDEKFPAHRAVLAARSPVFRAELFGPIAEATMSSIKLHDIAPSTFKAMLQFIYTDDLPAEDEPGDSSIEMFHNLLVAADRYALDRLKVICAQKLWEKVSVNTVATILACAETQNCQELKNKCIDFFAVEENFKEAMFTDGYALLVLKFPSITAELKTRVRP